The DNA region TGGTCGGGCGTGCCCTTGCGCACCGCCTTGATCGCGGCCTTGAGCTCCTTGCGCCCCTCGTCGAGTTCGGGGATGACCCCCTTGAGCTCACGATCGGCGTCGGGGGTGGCATGGTCCTGCCGCGCGGGACCGCTCTGACCGCTGGAAGCCGGAGCTGCATCGCCAGCAAACGGCCAGTCGGACCGGGCGAACTCCCGGAAACGGCCCATCTGCTCGCCGGCCTTGGCCAGGAAGGCTAGCGTGCCTTCGATAGCCTCGCGGTTGTCCGCCAGGTGCCGCCGCCCAGACTCTGTAATGGTATAGAGCTTCTTGTTGCCCTCGGCTTGCGCGGTCACATAGCCGATCTCTTCGAGATAGGTCAGCGCCGGATAGACCACGCCGGGGCTGGGGGAATAAAAGCCGCCCGAGCGCTCCTCGATGGCCTTGATCAGATCATAGCCATGCCGCGGCTGCTGCTCGATCAGATAGAGCGCGACCAGCCGCAGATCGCCGGCGGCCAACATGCGGCCGATGCGGAAATTGCCGCCCACGCGCCCCAAGCCCTCATTGCCCTCCGAGGACAGACGACCCAGATAGCTGCGAGCCAGGCCTTCAAGCTTGCGCCAGTCCGGCTCGCCATTGCGCCAATAGCTGCTCATGATTGTCTCTCCGATATATCTCGTCTCACTGCACGGAAAGATCGGCACGCAGGCTGCCCAGTTCAAGATATATCGCGCGATTGTATCTTGCTGTCTGAAACGCCTGCACGCGCATCCCCGCGGAACGGATGCCCAGCCCCGCCATTTTGGTGAGACAAGGACAGGGATGATCGCCATGGCAACTCCGACCACGGACCAGATCCGCAACCAGATCGACAGCGGCAATACCGGCGAAAAGGTAGAATCCTCCGATCCGGCCGCCGCGCCGCTGGGCACCGATGCCGAGGCGGGCGGTCAGGCGCCAACGGCGGCCGAACGGCGCATGGAGGTAAAGACCCAGCCGAAACTGCGCCACCGGCGCGATTCGGCCGGCATTCCAATGTATGGCGGCTTTGTCGCGGCAGCGAGCGTGCTCGTCTTGGGTGCAGCCTGGCTCGGAAGCCTCTAGTCGGCTAGACTGTGGTGCCTTCCGAGACGTGGCGGTCAAACTGGCCGCGCTTGCGGAACCGCCACATATAGGTGGGCAGGATCGCGCTCATCGGAACGGGCGCAATGTCGAAGGCGGTGAAATCGCGCTTCTCCTTGGTCGCGGCATCGCTCACCACATTGTCGACGCCCAGGAGGTTGATCTGATCCTTGGTAATCAGCGGCTGGCCCGGCATCACGCTCATTACGGAAGCCATCATCTTGGTCGCACCGATGGGCATAGGCACCAGGGCCTTCTTGCGCTGCGTCTCGTGCAGCACGCGCTCGAGCAGCTCACGATGGGTCACCACTTCTGGCCCACCCAATTCATAGGCCCGACCGGTCTTCACGTGGCCGTCCATGGCCATCACGAAGGCGCGCGCGACATCGCCGACATAAACCGGCTGAAAGCGTGTCTTGCCATGGATCAATGGCATGAAGGGCAGCATGCGCGAGAGCGTGCCCATGAGATTGAAGAAGCCGTCATCGGGCCCAAAGATGATCGAGGGCCGCAGGATCACTGCCTCGGGAAAGACCTGGAGAGTTGCCTGCTCACCACCCAGCTTGGAAGCTGCATAAGCGCTGACATCGGCGGCCCGGTCGACGCCTAGCGCCGACATATGCACCAATACGGGAACGCCGGCAGCCTTAGCGGCCTCGGCGATGGTCTTGGCCCCGTCGACATGCACCGCCCGGAAGCTCTGCGCCCCCGCTTGCGCGCCGATGCCCACCAGGTTGATCACCGCATCGGCATCGCGCACGGCGTGCTGCACCGAATGAGGATATCGCAGATTGGCCTGCACCGTCTGGATCTGCCCCACCACGCCAAAAGTTTTCACCGGCAGCGCGAGATCGGGCCGCCGGACGGCAACGCGGACACGATGACCGGCTCGGGCCAGTTCCTGAACGAGGCGCATGCCAACGAAGCCGGACCCTCCAAAGACGGTGACGGTTTTTTGGGCAAGACGGTCCATAAGGAAAGGCTCCGGTGCGGGCAGGCAGGATGGCTTGCTTCTAAACCAAGCCTCGCCGCGCTGTCGAGGCCTCACGCGGCGCGACACATCTTGACTCGTCGGCTCTTTTGTTCTCTTTTTGTTCTAGGCGCACTGAGGAGGCGTATCGTGCCAGAAACTCGCACCTATTCCGGCCAGTGCCATTGCGGCGCCGTCCGCTTCACCGCCACAACCGATCTCTCGAGCCCCGCCGAGTGCAATTGTTCGCGTTGCCGGCGCCTGGGCTGGACCATGCAGGCGGTGCCCGACAGCGCCTTTGCCTTGCAGCGGGGAGGCGGCGCTTGGCACCTATCATTTCAACACCAACACCATCGATCACCTTTTCTGCCGCACCTGCGGCATTGAGAGCTTCGCCCGCGGCAGCGATGGCAAGGGCAATCCTATGGTGATGAT from Devosia sp. RR2S18 includes:
- a CDS encoding complex I NDUFA9 subunit family protein, with translation MDRLAQKTVTVFGGSGFVGMRLVQELARAGHRVRVAVRRPDLALPVKTFGVVGQIQTVQANLRYPHSVQHAVRDADAVINLVGIGAQAGAQSFRAVHVDGAKTIAEAAKAAGVPVLVHMSALGVDRAADVSAYAASKLGGEQATLQVFPEAVILRPSIIFGPDDGFFNLMGTLSRMLPFMPLIHGKTRFQPVYVGDVARAFVMAMDGHVKTGRAYELGGPEVVTHRELLERVLHETQRKKALVPMPIGATKMMASVMSVMPGQPLITKDQINLLGVDNVVSDAATKEKRDFTAFDIAPVPMSAILPTYMWRFRKRGQFDRHVSEGTTV
- a CDS encoding PadR family transcriptional regulator, translated to MSSYWRNGEPDWRKLEGLARSYLGRLSSEGNEGLGRVGGNFRIGRMLAAGDLRLVALYLIEQQPRHGYDLIKAIEERSGGFYSPSPGVVYPALTYLEEIGYVTAQAEGNKKLYTITESGRRHLADNREAIEGTLAFLAKAGEQMGRFREFARSDWPFAGDAAPASSGQSGPARQDHATPDADRELKGVIPELDEGRKELKAAIKAVRKGTPDQQRLAAEILRRAAREINALAEDDVDL